From the Mahella australiensis 50-1 BON genome, the window ATAGAGAAATTGGTGGATCAGAAACCAGACGTGGTAGCACAATTGTTGAGGACATGGCTTAATGAAGATTAAAGGGGTGATGGATTATGGCGGGTAGAACCGGTGTTACTGGCAAAGAGAAAGCTGCTATACTTATTATAGCCTTAGGGCCGGAAAAAGCTGCTAAGGTATACAAGCATCTGCGCGAAGATGAGATAGAGCAGTTGACGCTTGGTATAGCCAATGTAAATAAGGTAACCCAGGAAGAGAAAGATAGAATAGTAGAAGAATTTTATCAGATATGCCTGGCGCAAAACTACATAAGTGAGGGTGGCATAGGATATGCAAGAGAGGTGCTGGAGAAGGCATTGGGCAATCAAAAAGCTTTGGATTTGATAAACAAACTCACGTCATCTCTTCAGGTCAGACCGTTTGATATGGTGCGGCGCACTGATCCCAATCAACTGCTCAATCTTATACAGGGAGAGCATCCTCAAGCTATAGCATTGGTGCTGTCATACCTGCGCCCACAGCAGGCCGCGGCTATCCTTTCCGCACTGCCGCCTGACAAGCAGGTCGATGTAGCCACGCGGATTGCACAGATGGATAGGACATCGCCGGATATAATAAAAGAGGTGGAGCGTATACTGGAAAGAAAATTATCATCGGTTGCAATGACCGATTATACCTCTGCAGGTGGCATACAGGCCGTAGTAGATATACTCAATGCAGCTGACCGCGGTACTGAGAAGAATATTTTAGAAACGCTCGATGTCAAAGACCCCGAATTGGCCGACGATATAAAGAAACGCATGTTCGTATTTGAGGACATAGCTACTATGGATAACCGGTCCATACAGAGGTTCTTGAGAGAAATCGACAACAATCAGTTGGCGTTGGCATTAAAAGGTGCTAGCGAGGATGTGGCGAATGTATTGTTCAACAATATGTCCAAACGTATGCAGGATATGATTAAAGAGGA encodes:
- the fliG gene encoding flagellar motor switch protein FliG, with translation MAGRTGVTGKEKAAILIIALGPEKAAKVYKHLREDEIEQLTLGIANVNKVTQEEKDRIVEEFYQICLAQNYISEGGIGYAREVLEKALGNQKALDLINKLTSSLQVRPFDMVRRTDPNQLLNLIQGEHPQAIALVLSYLRPQQAAAILSALPPDKQVDVATRIAQMDRTSPDIIKEVERILERKLSSVAMTDYTSAGGIQAVVDILNAADRGTEKNILETLDVKDPELADDIKKRMFVFEDIATMDNRSIQRFLREIDNNQLALALKGASEDVANVLFNNMSKRMQDMIKEDMQFMGPVRLRDVEEAQQAIVNVIRKLEDAGEIVISRGGGDEIIV